From Paracoccus aminovorans, one genomic window encodes:
- a CDS encoding tripartite tricarboxylate transporter permease, which produces MTLRPEIASIAFSASLTSWLAESTICKPAAISVGGRIGPTATIAVLLPITFFLPPLAGIIMLAGIYYGAQCGGSTTAILVNLPGEASAVITILDGYQMARQGRAGAALATAALGSFFAGTVATFAIAIAGPMLAGFALNFGPAEYVSLMIFGLLAATILASGPVLKAIGMILVGLMLGMVGTDQATGAERLTFGSLELFDGIDFTVIAIGLFGFSEIIANLERSGLAGVSVAKLTRLWPSREDFRRAWPAVLRGTGIGTRLGILPGGGATLASFSAYSLEKKVSKTPEKFGTGMVEGVASPEAANNAAAQSSFIPLLTLGIPSNNMMAMMLSAFMIHGITPGPSVLTNQPEIFWGLVASMWIGNALLVVINLPLIGLWVKLLTVPYRLLYPAILLFCCVGVYSMNNRIFDVLLAAGFGLLGYAFRKAKCEPGPLLLGFVLGPLLESNLRRAMLITQGDASIFVERPISLVMLLATVALLAMMILPSFRKKREEAFQEEES; this is translated from the coding sequence ATGACCCTGCGGCCCGAGATCGCGTCGATTGCATTTTCTGCCAGCCTGACAAGCTGGCTTGCGGAGTCGACCATCTGCAAGCCGGCGGCAATCAGCGTCGGTGGTCGGATCGGCCCGACCGCAACGATTGCGGTCCTGCTGCCGATCACCTTCTTCCTGCCACCGTTGGCCGGCATCATCATGCTGGCGGGCATCTATTACGGCGCGCAATGTGGCGGCTCGACAACAGCGATTCTGGTCAACCTGCCGGGCGAGGCCTCGGCGGTGATCACGATACTGGACGGCTATCAGATGGCGAGACAGGGGCGCGCAGGGGCAGCGCTTGCGACTGCCGCACTCGGGTCGTTCTTCGCGGGCACCGTTGCGACCTTCGCCATCGCCATCGCCGGGCCTATGCTGGCCGGATTTGCGCTGAACTTCGGGCCTGCGGAATACGTCTCGCTGATGATCTTCGGCCTGCTGGCGGCAACCATTCTGGCCAGCGGCCCGGTGCTGAAGGCCATCGGCATGATCCTCGTCGGTCTGATGCTGGGCATGGTCGGCACGGATCAGGCCACAGGGGCGGAACGCCTGACCTTCGGTTCGCTCGAACTTTTTGACGGCATCGACTTTACCGTGATCGCCATCGGTCTGTTCGGCTTTTCCGAAATCATCGCCAATCTTGAACGCAGCGGCTTGGCCGGTGTGTCGGTGGCCAAGCTGACCCGCCTCTGGCCCTCGCGCGAGGATTTCCGCCGCGCATGGCCGGCTGTTCTGCGCGGCACCGGCATCGGCACACGCCTTGGCATCCTGCCGGGGGGTGGCGCGACACTCGCCTCTTTCAGCGCTTATTCTCTGGAAAAGAAGGTTTCAAAGACGCCCGAGAAGTTCGGCACCGGCATGGTCGAAGGCGTCGCCTCGCCCGAGGCCGCGAACAACGCCGCTGCGCAATCGTCCTTCATTCCGCTGCTGACACTGGGCATCCCGTCGAACAACATGATGGCGATGATGCTGTCGGCCTTCATGATCCACGGCATCACGCCGGGCCCGTCGGTACTGACCAACCAGCCCGAGATCTTCTGGGGCCTCGTCGCCTCGATGTGGATCGGGAATGCGCTGCTGGTCGTGATCAACCTGCCGCTGATCGGGCTGTGGGTGAAGCTGCTGACGGTGCCCTATCGGCTGCTCTATCCGGCGATCCTGCTGTTCTGCTGCGTCGGCGTCTATTCGATGAACAACCGCATCTTCGACGTGCTGCTGGCGGCTGGCTTCGGCCTTCTGGGCTATGCCTTCCGTAAGGCAAAGTGCGAGCCGGGTCCGCTGTTGCTGGGCTTCGTGCTTGGACCTCTGCTGGAATCCAACCTGCGCCGGGCGATGCTGATCACACAGGGCGACGCCAGTATCTTCGTCGAACGTCCGATCAGTCTGGTGATGCTGCTGGCCACTGTGGCGCTGCTGGCGATGATGATCCTGCCCAGCTTCCGCAAGAAGCGCGAAGAGGCGTTCCAGGAAGAGGAATCCTGA
- a CDS encoding amidohydrolase family protein has protein sequence MPNHMSRRTLLQTTGATAAMLALGGRIRAQSAPFSSGESRPTIFVPPKACDAHIHIFDTRFPASPHWTGQPVEDATVAAYRQLQARIGTSRAVIVNPSTYGIDNRCTLEATQRMGRDARAVVVVDTDIAPTDLKTMADQGAVGVRVNFVTEQSWGETTVQRLQDTCRLIAPLGWHVQIYAKAEQIEAMSDVLAGLPVPLVIDHLGRLPLPDGVDHPAFTTVRRLLDGGNTWVKLSGAYLNTETGAPAYADATVIAKVLAEAAPERMVWGSDWPHRGQKSLPDDAVLIDLLAEWVPDETTRNRILVENPVQLYGFQE, from the coding sequence ATGCCGAACCATATGTCCCGCCGCACATTGCTGCAAACGACAGGCGCCACCGCCGCGATGCTGGCCCTCGGCGGCCGGATCCGCGCACAATCTGCGCCGTTCTCATCTGGAGAAAGCCGCCCCACCATCTTCGTGCCGCCCAAGGCCTGCGATGCGCATATCCATATCTTCGACACCCGTTTCCCGGCCTCGCCGCACTGGACCGGGCAGCCGGTCGAGGATGCGACGGTCGCCGCCTATCGCCAGTTGCAAGCGCGGATCGGCACCAGCCGGGCGGTTATCGTGAACCCTTCTACCTATGGCATCGATAACCGCTGCACGCTGGAGGCGACGCAGCGGATGGGGCGGGATGCCCGCGCAGTCGTAGTGGTCGATACCGACATCGCGCCGACCGATCTGAAAACGATGGCCGATCAGGGGGCTGTGGGAGTCCGCGTCAATTTCGTGACCGAGCAATCATGGGGCGAAACAACGGTCCAGCGTTTGCAGGACACCTGCCGACTGATCGCACCGCTGGGCTGGCACGTCCAGATCTATGCCAAGGCCGAACAGATTGAGGCGATGAGCGATGTGCTGGCCGGCCTGCCGGTGCCGTTGGTGATCGACCATCTGGGACGGCTGCCGTTGCCCGATGGCGTGGACCATCCTGCCTTCACCACGGTGCGGCGGCTGTTAGACGGTGGAAACACATGGGTGAAGCTGTCAGGCGCCTATCTGAACACCGAAACCGGTGCTCCTGCCTATGCCGACGCGACCGTGATTGCCAAAGTCTTGGCCGAAGCCGCGCCCGAACGCATGGTCTGGGGCAGCGACTGGCCGCATCGGGGTCAGAAATCGCTGCCCGATGACGCGGTTCTGATCGACCTGCTAGCCGAGTGGGTGCCGGACGAGACGACACGAAACCGCATCCTCGTGGAGAACCCAGTCCAACTTTACGGATTTCAAGAGTGA
- a CDS encoding ABC transporter permease subunit has product MGYIQQMRHIILPQAMQLAVPPTVAYSVQIVKATALTSIIGFVELSRAGAMISNATFRPMEVYGIVVLIYFLLCWPLSKLSSYLEQRLNVAYRNH; this is encoded by the coding sequence ATGGGCTATATCCAGCAGATGCGGCATATCATCCTGCCGCAGGCGATGCAGCTTGCGGTGCCGCCGACGGTCGCCTACTCGGTCCAGATCGTCAAGGCGACCGCGCTGACCTCGATCATCGGCTTCGTCGAACTGTCCCGCGCCGGGGCGATGATCAGCAACGCCACGTTCCGCCCGATGGAGGTCTACGGCATCGTGGTACTGATCTATTTCCTGTTGTGCTGGCCACTGTCGAAACTGAGTTCGTATCTGGAGCAAAGGCTGAATGTCGCTTATCGAAATCACTGA